A region of Geobacillus sp. 46C-IIa DNA encodes the following proteins:
- a CDS encoding DUF3048 domain-containing protein, which produces MKRWLFAISCAVLLLGGCTTESGPKRAEPAKPNPVHEQPAESPGEEKQTFPLTGLPAEGDVHQRVVGVMINNHPKARPQSGLRQADIVYEVLAEGDITRFLALYQSELPERVGPVRSARDYYIDLSDGYHAIYVCHGWSPEARERLERGGTDYLNGLFYDGTLFQRVSFRKAPHNSYITFADIEKGAEQNGYAWTDDIAPLPFRDDEPSGEKAETVRIIYSHRAYAQVEYRYAPEQKGYYRYSGGEQTIDYDTHDPVAVQNVMIVAARHQVIDSYGRRDIDVTSGGKGYLLQNGVIQPIEWKNVDGRLLPYRDGAPVGFMPGKTWINIVPELAIVQWK; this is translated from the coding sequence TTGAAACGCTGGCTGTTTGCCATCAGTTGCGCGGTGCTGTTACTAGGCGGCTGCACCACCGAAAGCGGGCCAAAACGAGCTGAGCCGGCCAAGCCCAATCCGGTGCATGAGCAGCCGGCCGAGTCACCGGGAGAGGAGAAACAAACGTTTCCGCTGACCGGATTGCCGGCAGAGGGGGACGTTCATCAACGGGTCGTCGGCGTCATGATCAACAATCATCCGAAGGCGCGTCCGCAGTCGGGCCTCCGCCAGGCGGACATCGTGTATGAGGTGCTCGCCGAGGGAGACATCACCCGCTTTTTAGCGCTGTATCAAAGCGAGCTGCCCGAGCGGGTTGGACCGGTGCGCAGCGCGCGCGACTACTATATTGACTTGAGCGACGGCTACCATGCGATTTACGTTTGCCACGGCTGGAGCCCGGAGGCAAGAGAGCGGCTTGAGCGGGGCGGGACTGACTATTTGAATGGATTGTTCTATGACGGCACGCTGTTTCAGCGCGTCTCATTCCGCAAGGCGCCGCACAATTCATACATTACGTTCGCTGACATTGAAAAAGGAGCCGAGCAAAACGGATATGCGTGGACAGATGATATTGCCCCGCTGCCGTTTCGCGACGATGAGCCAAGCGGGGAGAAGGCCGAGACGGTTCGCATTATCTATTCGCACCGGGCGTACGCCCAAGTCGAATACCGATATGCGCCGGAACAAAAAGGGTATTACCGATACAGCGGCGGTGAGCAAACGATCGATTACGATACGCATGACCCGGTCGCGGTGCAAAATGTGATGATCGTGGCCGCCCGCCACCAAGTGATCGACAGTTACGGACGGCGTGACATTGACGTAACTTCCGGCGGTAAAGGCTACTTGTTACAAAACGGCGTCATCCAGCCGATCGAATGGAAAAACGTCGATGGGCGGTTGCTGCCGTACCGCGACGGGGCTCCGGTTGGATTCATGCCGGGGAAGACGTGGATCAACATCGTTCCAGAGCTGGCGATCGTGCAATG
- a CDS encoding adenine deaminase C-terminal domain-containing protein yields the protein MGEQRYRWKSSELREQAAVIDGKQSPTKVLTNATYLHSYFREWVKGNIWIHGDRVVYAGERLPDRVDESCEIVDCRGYVLVPGYIEPHVHPFQLYNPHSFARYAATCGTTTLVNDNLFFLLQAGDEEAFLFLQEMNALPTSMYWWCRFDGQTELEREDEQLSNARIKRWLDQETVLQGGELTSWPRLVSGDDIVLYWMQEAKRRRRKIEGHFPGASEKTLVKMALFGVDGDHEAMTGKEVRLRLWHGYTVTLRHSSIRPDLPVLLEEMKALGIRYYDKCLLTTDGSPPAFYEDGVIDQLLRIAIEHGVPVIDAYAMATINAARHYGIEHLHGSIATGRIAHINFLRSAHDPTPVQVLAKGEWVKREGEPSGAWPAPKWEQFGIRPLSLSWELEWDDLQFSMPMGLRMENAVILKPYSVSSDTSRDRLGHDHDECFLVLLDRNGRWRVNTMLKGFSSALGGLASSYSNTGDFLLIGKHKEDMMLAFRRMKDIGGGIVLVEDGTILFELPLPLGGMTSTLDMEPLMNEEKTFVRLLRERGYHFEDPVYSLLFLQSTHLPYVRITQRGIYDVMHKTVLFPSIMR from the coding sequence ATGGGCGAACAACGCTACCGATGGAAAAGCAGTGAATTGCGCGAACAGGCAGCGGTGATTGATGGCAAACAATCGCCGACAAAAGTATTAACGAACGCAACGTATTTGCATTCCTATTTCCGCGAATGGGTGAAAGGGAATATATGGATACATGGCGACCGTGTTGTGTACGCCGGAGAGCGGCTTCCTGACCGCGTCGATGAGTCATGTGAAATTGTCGACTGCCGCGGGTATGTGCTCGTCCCCGGCTATATTGAGCCGCATGTTCATCCATTTCAATTATATAATCCCCATTCCTTTGCCCGTTATGCGGCAACGTGCGGGACGACGACGCTGGTCAATGATAACTTATTTTTCCTTTTGCAAGCTGGCGATGAAGAGGCGTTTTTATTTTTGCAAGAAATGAATGCGCTTCCAACTTCGATGTATTGGTGGTGCCGCTTTGACGGGCAAACGGAGCTAGAGCGCGAAGATGAGCAGCTGTCAAACGCTCGGATCAAACGGTGGCTGGATCAAGAAACGGTTCTTCAGGGCGGTGAGCTGACATCGTGGCCTAGGCTCGTCAGCGGTGATGACATCGTTCTTTACTGGATGCAAGAGGCGAAACGGCGGCGCCGTAAAATCGAGGGGCACTTTCCGGGAGCGTCGGAGAAAACGCTGGTGAAAATGGCGCTTTTTGGCGTAGACGGAGACCATGAAGCGATGACGGGAAAAGAAGTGCGCCTGCGCCTTTGGCACGGCTATACGGTCACGCTCCGCCATTCGTCAATCCGCCCGGATTTGCCGGTGCTGCTTGAGGAAATGAAAGCGCTTGGCATCCGGTATTATGACAAATGCTTATTGACGACCGATGGTTCGCCGCCCGCCTTTTATGAAGATGGAGTCATAGATCAGCTGCTCCGCATCGCCATTGAGCATGGCGTGCCGGTGATTGATGCGTATGCCATGGCGACGATCAACGCCGCCCGCCATTACGGCATTGAACATCTTCACGGCAGCATCGCTACCGGCCGGATTGCGCATATCAACTTCTTGCGCTCGGCCCATGACCCGACGCCAGTGCAGGTGCTTGCCAAAGGCGAATGGGTGAAGCGGGAAGGGGAGCCGTCAGGTGCATGGCCAGCACCGAAATGGGAACAGTTTGGCATTCGGCCGCTTTCATTGTCATGGGAGTTGGAATGGGATGATTTGCAGTTTTCGATGCCGATGGGGCTGCGCATGGAAAATGCGGTCATTTTAAAGCCGTACTCCGTGTCCAGTGATACATCGCGCGATCGGTTAGGCCACGACCATGACGAATGCTTTTTAGTGTTGCTTGACCGAAACGGCCGCTGGCGCGTCAATACGATGCTGAAAGGATTTTCATCGGCGCTCGGCGGGTTAGCGAGCTCATATTCGAACACCGGCGACTTCCTTTTGATCGGCAAACATAAGGAAGATATGATGCTTGCGTTTCGGCGGATGAAGGACATCGGCGGCGGCATCGTGCTCGTTGAGGACGGAACCATTTTATTTGAGCTTCCGCTCCCGCTTGGCGGCATGACGTCCACCTTGGACATGGAACCATTGATGAACGAGGAAAAGACATTCGTCCGTCTTTTGCGGGAACGTGGATATCATTTTGAGGATCCGGTGTACTCGCTGCTCTTTTTACAGTCAACTCATTTGCCATACGTGCGCATTACCCAGCGCGGCATTTATGATGTGATGCACAAAACGGTACTCTTTCCTTCGATAATGCGGTAA
- a CDS encoding DUF2892 domain-containing protein, which translates to MANIGIVNALIRITFGLTVIAWATARFARRPWCTSYLFAVLLGAMKVGEGITRFCPVTALFDNMQRERLLDEQKEAVVNPT; encoded by the coding sequence ATGGCGAATATCGGCATTGTCAACGCACTGATCCGCATCACATTCGGCTTAACCGTCATCGCATGGGCGACAGCCCGGTTCGCCCGGCGGCCGTGGTGCACGTCATATTTGTTTGCCGTCCTGCTTGGAGCCATGAAAGTTGGCGAAGGGATTACCCGTTTTTGTCCGGTGACGGCCCTATTTGACAATATGCAGCGCGAACGGCTGCTTGATGAACAAAAGGAAGCCGTTGTCAATCCGACATAA
- a CDS encoding EYxxD motif small membrane protein, producing MLLEYMTDMSFVLAALIGGIIALSYVYLRRRRVR from the coding sequence ATGTTGCTTGAATATATGACCGATATGTCGTTTGTGTTGGCGGCGTTGATCGGCGGCATTATCGCCCTGTCGTATGTGTATTTGCGGCGGAGGCGCGTTCGATAG